From a single Brassica rapa cultivar Chiifu-401-42 chromosome A01, CAAS_Brap_v3.01, whole genome shotgun sequence genomic region:
- the LOC103844443 gene encoding uncharacterized protein LOC103844443: protein MLLIDQEETVIQGFIPAGRIDTYLPHMRAGGLYRLNSFFGSHNKILYRVAEPSFTITFSSTSVLSDLTDSPVCFLEDRFRIHGYEEFDAACDLRGDLYDYVGHIKLVNGQVLSDSLMLDDAEIASSRRVLLHVQTHDGPVMKLYLWDKAASDFSEKFKASGGTARVVLVTTLNPKRFGGTLALSSMTPSRVFLDKDVQITEEYLTWMNANLSVANRVNADVVTKTETMTIGELLFYIQQEDAKVAWFECIATVADVVHGSSWYYIGCGVCHTKATKGPTTLMCKKCGKPDIVGVPQYLAKISVYDNEDQASFVLLGDAGHELSGRKASELVASYFEANENVGDDHLVPVPQALIDTIGQTRKFIVKVSDHNLTGKTQALTVTKVLTPEDQEAEAQGTLQNGVADGEPSTCVGIVKRAADKVEAEDPKRARCG, encoded by the exons ATGCTTCTCATCGACCAAGAG GAGACTGTCATCCAGGGTTTCATCCCAGCTGGGAGGATAGACACTTATTTGCCACACATGAGAGCTGGTGGCCTTTACAGACTCAACAGTTTTTTCGGTTCTCACAACAAGATTTTGTATCGTGTTGCGGAACCAAGTTTCACCATCACATTCTCATCGACTTCTGTCCTCTCTGATCTAACGGACAGTCCGGTTTGTTTCCTTGAGGACCGGTTCCGGATCCATGGATATGAGGAGTTCGATGCTGCCTGCGACTTGAGAGGGGATCTTTATG ATTATGTTGGCCACATCAAGCTTGTGAATGGACAGGTTCTAAGTGATAGTCTCATGCTAGATGATGCCGAGATAGCTTCATCTCGCCGCGTCTTGCTCCATGTTCAAACACATGA TGGTCCGGTGATGAAGTTATACCTATGGGACAAGGCTGCCTCGGATTTTAGTGAGAAATTTAAAGCATCTGGAGGAACCGCACGTGTTGTTTTGGTCACTACTTTAAACCCGAAACGATTTGGAG GTACCCTCGCTCTCTCTTCTATGACGCCATCACGTGTTTTCTTGGACAAAGATGTTCAAATAACCGAAGAGTATCTCACTTG GATGAACGCGAACTTATCTGTTGCCAACAGAGTTAACGCAGACGTTGTCACTAAGACTGAGACAATGACCATAGGCGAGCTCTTATTCTATATTCAGCAGGAAGATGCCAAG GTTGCTTGGTTTGAGTGCATAGCAACTGTTGCTGATGTGGTGCACGGTTCATCCTGGTATTACATAGGATGTGGTGTGTGCCACACTAAGGCAACCAAAGGGCCTACCACCCTTATGTGTAAAAAATGTGGGAAACCCGACATTGTTGGTGTTCCACA GTACCTGGCCAAGATCTCTGTGTATGATAATGAGGATCAGGCGTCTTTTGTGCTCCTCGGTGATGCTGGACATGAGTTATCCGGAAGAAAAGCTTCAGAGTTGGTTGCAAGTTATTTCGAG GCTAATGAGAATGTAGGAGATGACCACTTGGTTCCGGTACCTCAGGCTCTTATCGATACCATTGGACAGACTCGAAAATTCATTGTGAAAGTATCAGATCACAATTTGACAGGCAAGACCCAAGCTTTGACTGTGACAAAGGTTCTCACCCCAGaagatcaagaagctgaagcccAAGGAACTCTgcagaatggagttgctgatgGTGAACCTTCCACATGCGTTGGGATTGTGAAGAGGGCTGCTGATAAGGTCGAGGCAGAAGACCCCAAGCGAGCCAGATGTGGCTAG
- the LOC103844519 gene encoding aspartate--tRNA ligase, chloroplastic/mitochondrial isoform X2 — translation MSLLLRTLPLRHASFSLFLSATAISASNAAVSFLLPKPRSLPRRRAFCNSAAAAASADAVVVKSNPSPPSVLKWVSRTGLCGELTVDDVGKRVHLCGWVALHRVHGGLTFLNLRDHTGIVQVRTLPDEFPEAHGLINDMRLEYVVSVEGNVRARPSESINKKMKTGALEVVAEHVEILNHVRSKLPFLVTTSDETKDSIKEDIRLRFRCLDLRRQQMKNNIVLRHNVVKLIRRYLEDMHGFIEIETPILSRSTPEGARDYLVPSRIQSGTFYALPQSPQLFKQMLMVSGFDKYYQIARCFRDEDLRADRQPEFTQLDMEMAFIPMEDMLKLNEDLIRKVFSEIKGIQLPNPFPRLTYADAMDRYGSDRPDTRFDLELKDVSNVFTESSFRVFTEAIESGGIIKVLCVPLGAQKYSNSALKKGDVYNEAMKSGAKGLPFLKVLDNGDLEGVAALVSSLDSESKTNFVRQCGAKPGDLILFGVGPATSVNKTLDRLRLFVAHDMDLVDHSKHSILWVTDFPMFEWNEPEQRLEALHHPFTAPRPEDMDDLPSARALAYDMVYNGVEIGGGSLRIYKRDVQEKVLEIIGISAEEAEAKFGYLLEALDMGAPPHGGIAYGLDRMVMMLAGASSIRDVIAFPKTTTAQCALTRTPSEVDPKQLQDLSIRTN, via the exons ATGTCTCTCTTACTCCGAACTTTACCTCTCCGACACGCTTCATTTTCTCTTTTCCTCTCCGCCACGGCCATATCCGCCTCAAACGCCGCCGTTTCATTCCTCCTACCCAAACCGAGAAGCCTACCGCGAAGAAGAGCCTTCTGCAATTCAGCTGCCGCGGCCGCCTCAGCTGACGCCGTTGTAGTGAAGTCGAATCCTTCTCCTCCCTCTGTTCTCAAATGGGTTTCGCGCACTGGGCTTTGCGGTGAGCTAACAGTAGACGATGTTGGTAAAAGAGTCCACCTTTGCGGATGGGTCGCTCTTCACCGAGTCCATGGAGGTCTCACTTTCCTTAATCTTCGAGATCATACCGGCATTGTCCAG gtTAGGACGCTTCCGGATGAGTTTCCTGAGGCTCATGGCTTGATCAATGACATGAGGCTTGAGTACGTTGTTTCGGTGGAAGGTAATGTTCGTGCTAGGCCAAGTGAGTCCATCAACAAGAAGATGAAAACTGGAGCCCTTGAG GTAGTTGCAGAGCATGTTGAAATATTGAATCATGTGAGGTCAAAGCTTCCCTTCCTAGTTACTACTTCAGACGAGACAAAAGACTCAATTAAAGAAGACATTCGCTTAAG ATTCCGATGTCTTGATCTACGCCGTCAGCAAATGAAGAATAATATTGTTCTTCGCCATAACGTGGTGAAGCTGATTAGGAGGTATCTAGAAGACATGCATGGGTTTATTGAG ATTGAAACTCCAATACTCTCTAGATCAACTCCTGAAGGCGCACGAGACTATCTGGTTCCCTCAAGAATTCAG TCAGGAACATTCTATGCTTTGCCACAAAGTCCGCAGCTCTTCAAACAAATGTTGATGGTCTCTGGTTTTGACAAATATTACCAGATAGCAAG ATGTTTTAGAGATGAAGATCTAAGAGCTGATAGGCAACCTGAATTCACTCAGCTTGATATGGAAATGGCTTTCATCCCTATGGAGGACATGCTGAAGCTGAATGAAGATCTTATCCGTAAG GTCTTTTCAGAGATTAAAGGTATCCAGCTACCTAATCCATTTCCAAGATTGACGTATGCTGATGCAATGGATCGATATGGTTCAGATAGACCAGATACAAGATTTGATCTTGAGTTGAAAGAT GTGTCAAATGTTTTCACAGAATCGTCCTTCAGAGTTTTCACGGAGGCCATTGAAAGTGGTGGAATCATTAAGGTGTTATGTGTGCCATTGGGTGCTCAAAAGTATTCAAACTCGGCTCTAAAAAAAGGAGATGTTTACAATGAAGCAATGAAATCTGGAGCCAAGGGTCTGCCTTTCTTGAAGGTGTTGGATAATG GCGATCTCGAGGGAGTTGCAGCATTAGTGTCTAGTTTAGACTCGGAGAGTAAAACAAACTTTGTGAGACAATGTGGAGCAAAGCCTGGTGATCTTATTTTATTCGGAGTGGGTCCTGCTACTTCTGTTAACAAAACCCTAGACAGGCTAAGACTCTTTGTAGCCCATGACATGGATTTGGTCGACCAT TCCAAACACTCCATTCTATGGGTAACAGACTTCCCAATGTTTGAGTGGAATGAACCAGAGCAGAGGCTTGAGGCGTTACATCATCCATTCACAGCTCCAAGGCCTGAAGATATGGATGACTTACCTTCTGCACGAGCTCTTGCCTATGACATGGTCTATAATGGCGTCGAG ATTGGTGGAGGAAGTTTAAGGATATATAAGCGGGATGTCCAAGAAAAGGTTTTGGAGATCATTGGCATCTCAGCTGAAGAG GCTGAAGCAAAGTTTGGCTATCTTCTGGAGGCTCTTGACATGGGTGCTCCTCCTCATG GTGGAATTGCTTATGGATTAGATAGGATGGTAATGATGCTGGCAGGTGCGAGTTCCATAAGGGATGTAATAGCTTTCCCAAAGACAACCACTGCGCAATGTGCCCTAACCAGAACTCCCTCGGAAGTCGATCCAAAGCAGCTCCAAGATCTCTCCATCCGCACCAACTAA
- the LOC103844519 gene encoding aspartate--tRNA ligase, chloroplastic/mitochondrial isoform X1, with amino-acid sequence MSLLLRTLPLRHASFSLFLSATAISASNAAVSFLLPKPRSLPRRRAFCNSAAAAASADAVVVKSNPSPPSVLKWVSRTGLCGELTVDDVGKRVHLCGWVALHRVHGGLTFLNLRDHTGIVQVRTLPDEFPEAHGLINDMRLEYVVSVEGNVRARPSESINKKMKTGALEVVAEHVEILNHVRSKLPFLVTTSDETKDSIKEDIRLRFRCLDLRRQQMKNNIVLRHNVVKLIRRYLEDMHGFIEIETPILSRSTPEGARDYLVPSRIQSGTFYALPQSPQLFKQMLMVSGFDKYYQIARCFRDEDLRADRQPEFTQLDMEMAFIPMEDMLKLNEDLIRKVFSEIKGIQLPNPFPRLTYADAMDRYGSDRPDTRFDLELKDVSNVFTESSFRVFTEAIESGGIIKVLCVPLGAQKYSNSALKKGDVYNEAMKSGAKGLPFLKVLDNGDLEGVAALVSSLDSESKTNFVRQCGAKPGDLILFGVGPATSVNKTLDRLRLFVAHDMDLVDHSKHSILWVTDFPMFEWNEPEQRLEALHHPFTAPRPEDMDDLPSARALAYDMVYNGVEIGGGSLRIYKRDVQEKVLEIIGISAEEVRITLFDYYRKAFSHAVFYKQAEAKFGYLLEALDMGAPPHGGIAYGLDRMVMMLAGASSIRDVIAFPKTTTAQCALTRTPSEVDPKQLQDLSIRTN; translated from the exons ATGTCTCTCTTACTCCGAACTTTACCTCTCCGACACGCTTCATTTTCTCTTTTCCTCTCCGCCACGGCCATATCCGCCTCAAACGCCGCCGTTTCATTCCTCCTACCCAAACCGAGAAGCCTACCGCGAAGAAGAGCCTTCTGCAATTCAGCTGCCGCGGCCGCCTCAGCTGACGCCGTTGTAGTGAAGTCGAATCCTTCTCCTCCCTCTGTTCTCAAATGGGTTTCGCGCACTGGGCTTTGCGGTGAGCTAACAGTAGACGATGTTGGTAAAAGAGTCCACCTTTGCGGATGGGTCGCTCTTCACCGAGTCCATGGAGGTCTCACTTTCCTTAATCTTCGAGATCATACCGGCATTGTCCAG gtTAGGACGCTTCCGGATGAGTTTCCTGAGGCTCATGGCTTGATCAATGACATGAGGCTTGAGTACGTTGTTTCGGTGGAAGGTAATGTTCGTGCTAGGCCAAGTGAGTCCATCAACAAGAAGATGAAAACTGGAGCCCTTGAG GTAGTTGCAGAGCATGTTGAAATATTGAATCATGTGAGGTCAAAGCTTCCCTTCCTAGTTACTACTTCAGACGAGACAAAAGACTCAATTAAAGAAGACATTCGCTTAAG ATTCCGATGTCTTGATCTACGCCGTCAGCAAATGAAGAATAATATTGTTCTTCGCCATAACGTGGTGAAGCTGATTAGGAGGTATCTAGAAGACATGCATGGGTTTATTGAG ATTGAAACTCCAATACTCTCTAGATCAACTCCTGAAGGCGCACGAGACTATCTGGTTCCCTCAAGAATTCAG TCAGGAACATTCTATGCTTTGCCACAAAGTCCGCAGCTCTTCAAACAAATGTTGATGGTCTCTGGTTTTGACAAATATTACCAGATAGCAAG ATGTTTTAGAGATGAAGATCTAAGAGCTGATAGGCAACCTGAATTCACTCAGCTTGATATGGAAATGGCTTTCATCCCTATGGAGGACATGCTGAAGCTGAATGAAGATCTTATCCGTAAG GTCTTTTCAGAGATTAAAGGTATCCAGCTACCTAATCCATTTCCAAGATTGACGTATGCTGATGCAATGGATCGATATGGTTCAGATAGACCAGATACAAGATTTGATCTTGAGTTGAAAGAT GTGTCAAATGTTTTCACAGAATCGTCCTTCAGAGTTTTCACGGAGGCCATTGAAAGTGGTGGAATCATTAAGGTGTTATGTGTGCCATTGGGTGCTCAAAAGTATTCAAACTCGGCTCTAAAAAAAGGAGATGTTTACAATGAAGCAATGAAATCTGGAGCCAAGGGTCTGCCTTTCTTGAAGGTGTTGGATAATG GCGATCTCGAGGGAGTTGCAGCATTAGTGTCTAGTTTAGACTCGGAGAGTAAAACAAACTTTGTGAGACAATGTGGAGCAAAGCCTGGTGATCTTATTTTATTCGGAGTGGGTCCTGCTACTTCTGTTAACAAAACCCTAGACAGGCTAAGACTCTTTGTAGCCCATGACATGGATTTGGTCGACCAT TCCAAACACTCCATTCTATGGGTAACAGACTTCCCAATGTTTGAGTGGAATGAACCAGAGCAGAGGCTTGAGGCGTTACATCATCCATTCACAGCTCCAAGGCCTGAAGATATGGATGACTTACCTTCTGCACGAGCTCTTGCCTATGACATGGTCTATAATGGCGTCGAG ATTGGTGGAGGAAGTTTAAGGATATATAAGCGGGATGTCCAAGAAAAGGTTTTGGAGATCATTGGCATCTCAGCTGAAGAGGTGAGAATCACTTTGTTTGATTATTACAGAAAAGCCTTTTCTCATGCTGTTTTCTACAAACAGGCTGAAGCAAAGTTTGGCTATCTTCTGGAGGCTCTTGACATGGGTGCTCCTCCTCATG GTGGAATTGCTTATGGATTAGATAGGATGGTAATGATGCTGGCAGGTGCGAGTTCCATAAGGGATGTAATAGCTTTCCCAAAGACAACCACTGCGCAATGTGCCCTAACCAGAACTCCCTCGGAAGTCGATCCAAAGCAGCTCCAAGATCTCTCCATCCGCACCAACTAA
- the LOC103844614 gene encoding cilia- and flagella-associated protein 251 has product MKKQSSSRSQRGSRGIKGKHVVQICVLLGVCIWLIYQVKYSHDKKKELYEGDVKKSTVLLENEEGMVKLGRKDLLPGYHKQNEKEKRVEEEEEDEEEEEKESKSRVENSSTHEEEEKEDEEDEEEEDKNKLGEEVVEEDEEENKHEEEDDIDEQDQSKDDELLQEEKEKEAETNEAREEHYKADDASSAVSHESRILNTEKLNESYGNSTGPAQENSSNTTTNEVEVQKEPVLKLGEAESKDSAEKTVNAVTELRGETVNGNSTEAVLEASGFVQNETRTMQERSQEHDKTEDGAPPSGSSDLQNVVELEQTRNETDANITVSANITNTSSIQDEFRNSTSESSLVENISGSNTTEVVKESSTSEGDEETEEKESSNHFATEQTEEADDTPESTMLQEEREALTDPQTLPDISIEGKEEEDEEEAMAAE; this is encoded by the coding sequence ATGAAGAAACAATCATCTAGCAGAAGCCAAAGAGGGAGCAGAGGTATCAAAGGGAAGCATGTTGTGCAGATATGTGTTCTGCTTGGAGTTTGCATCTGGCTAATCTATCAAGTGAAGTATTCTCATGACAAGAAGAAGGAACTCTATGAGGGAGATGTCAAGAAATCGACGGTGTTGTTAGAGAATGAAGAAGGGATGGTGAAGCTTGGGAGAAAAGATCTTCTTCCCGGTTATCATAAGCAGAACGAGAAAGAGAAGCGTgtggaagaagaggaggaggatgaagaagaagaagagaaagagagcaAGAGTAGAGTAGAGAATAGTAGTACTCATgaggaagaggagaaagaagatgaggaggatgaagaagaagaagataagaaCAAGCTAGGAGAGGAAGTAGTTGAAGAGGATGAGGAAGAAAACaaacatgaagaagaagatgatattgatgaacaagatcaaagtaAGGATGATGAATTGCTTCAagaagagaaggagaaagaAGCAGAGACTAATGAGGCACGCGAGGAGCATTACAAGGCTGATGATGCTTCCAGCGCAGTGTCTCATGAGTCTCGGATACTGAACACTGAGAAGTTGAATGAAAGTTATGGAAATTCAACAGGACCAGCTCAGGAGAACAGTTCCAATACCACTACAAATGAGGTTGAGGTTCAGAAGGAGCCTGTCTTGAAGTTAGGAGAAGCTGAAAGCAAAGATTCTGCGGAGAAAACAGTTAATGCTGTAACTGAACTGAGAGGTGAAACAGTTAATGGTAATTCGACAGAAGCAGTTCTTGAAGCTTCAGGGTTTGTGCAGAATGAAACAAGAACCATGCAAGAACGTAGCCAAGAACATGACAAAACAGAAGATGGTGCACCACCTTCAGGATCCTCTGATCTACAGAATGTCGTCGAACTTGAGCAAACCCGTAATGAAACTGATGCCAACATCACTGTTTCTGCAAACATTACCAACACATCTTCCATTCAAGATGAGTTCAGGAACTCAACTTCAGAGTCTTCTCTAGTTGAAAACATCTCTGGGTCCAACACAACTGAGGTGGTGAAGGAGAGTTCAACGTCTGAAGGTGATGAGGAAACagaagagaaagaaagttcAAACCATTTTGCAACAGAGCAAACGGAGGAAGCAGATGATACTCCTGAAAGCACAATGTTgcaagaagagagagaagctcTCACTGATCCACAAACTCTGCCGGATATAAGTATAGaagggaaagaagaagaagatgaagaagaagcgaTGGCTGCAGAGTAA